One window of the Candidatus Roizmanbacteria bacterium CG_4_9_14_0_2_um_filter_38_17 genome contains the following:
- a CDS encoding restriction endonuclease: MKLINETTKEKLRGGFYTPNSIAAFILKWGFNGNKENDVLEPSCGDGVFLEEIRNGNYKYKSVTAVEIDAVEAEKTKKIALLKCKVIVSDFHEFCLKSSQKFDLVIGNPPYIRYQFFDRKQQKMADEIFTRAQLKYSKLTNAWVSFVIGSSLLLKEKGKIGFVLPAELLQVSFAQQLREFLAHFYNKINIISFKTLVFPEIQQEVIILLCEKNGSDSHFIEHLELSGAQELSNLDVTTLRSPKKKIDFKSNKWTFYFLDQEEIDFIERLQESEVIPKLGKYAKVEVGITTGSNPFFTVSASTVKEYNLEKFAQPLVGRSVQVPSAIFTHKDWLENRIAEARTHLLVFPSLSELKNHAGAMKYIRWGEDQGINKGYKCRIRDEWQMVPSLRISDALFIRRNNLYPKLIINEAGAYTTDTMHRVTVKPGIDINALIASYYNSLSLAFAEICGRSHGGGVLELMPNEAEKILLPYNENNKDLLEDIDNMIRNKKDISEILKVTNQKILKDNFGLSSSDIKIAENIWKKLSARRLNRGKNNHS; the protein is encoded by the coding sequence ATGAAGCTAATTAATGAAACTACTAAGGAAAAATTGCGAGGAGGTTTTTACACTCCCAATTCCATTGCTGCGTTTATTTTAAAATGGGGTTTCAATGGCAATAAGGAAAATGATGTTTTAGAACCGAGCTGTGGTGATGGTGTTTTTCTGGAAGAAATCAGGAACGGCAATTATAAATATAAAAGCGTCACCGCAGTTGAAATTGACGCTGTAGAGGCTGAGAAAACAAAAAAGATTGCTCTTTTAAAATGCAAGGTTATCGTCTCTGATTTTCATGAATTTTGTCTCAAATCTAGTCAAAAATTTGACCTCGTTATTGGCAATCCTCCCTACATCAGATATCAATTTTTTGATCGCAAACAACAAAAAATGGCTGATGAGATATTCACAAGAGCCCAATTAAAATATTCAAAATTGACTAACGCCTGGGTCTCATTCGTAATTGGCTCCAGTTTGTTACTGAAGGAAAAGGGCAAGATTGGTTTTGTTCTTCCGGCGGAATTATTACAAGTCTCCTTTGCCCAACAACTCAGGGAGTTTTTGGCACATTTCTATAACAAGATAAACATTATCTCCTTTAAGACCTTAGTGTTTCCAGAAATTCAACAAGAAGTGATAATCCTTCTCTGTGAGAAAAATGGTTCCGACTCTCATTTTATCGAGCATTTAGAACTCAGTGGCGCACAAGAGTTATCAAATCTTGATGTAACAACTTTAAGAAGTCCCAAAAAGAAGATTGATTTTAAATCTAATAAATGGACTTTTTACTTTCTAGATCAAGAGGAAATAGATTTTATTGAACGACTTCAAGAAAGCGAAGTAATTCCCAAGCTCGGTAAGTATGCAAAAGTTGAGGTAGGAATAACTACCGGCTCAAATCCATTTTTTACAGTTTCAGCTTCAACGGTTAAAGAATACAATTTAGAAAAATTTGCCCAACCTTTGGTGGGTAGAAGCGTTCAGGTTCCTAGTGCAATTTTTACTCACAAGGATTGGCTAGAAAATAGGATTGCTGAGGCGAGAACACACCTTTTGGTATTCCCATCATTGTCCGAGCTGAAAAACCATGCTGGTGCCATGAAATACATTAGATGGGGTGAAGATCAAGGAATTAATAAAGGATATAAATGCAGGATTAGGGATGAGTGGCAGATGGTTCCCTCACTTCGTATTTCAGATGCACTTTTCATAAGAAGAAATAATTTATATCCAAAATTAATTATTAACGAAGCTGGGGCTTACACCACTGACACAATGCATCGAGTTACAGTAAAACCTGGCATTGATATTAATGCCTTAATCGCAAGCTATTACAATTCTTTATCTTTAGCGTTTGCCGAAATTTGTGGAAGAAGTCATGGAGGAGGCGTCTTAGAGTTAATGCCTAACGAGGCAGAAAAAATATTGCTTCCCTACAATGAGAACAATAAAGATTTGCTTGAGGATATTGATAACATGATAAGAAATAAAAAAGATATATCAGAGATATTGAAAGTCACTAATCAAAAGATTCTAAAGGATAATTTTGGATTATCATCAAGTGATATTAAAATTGCTGAAAACATCTGGAAGAAATTGTCAGCAAGACGGCTAAATAGAGGTAAGAATAATCACTCCTAG
- the lexA gene encoding repressor LexA: MPLSVKPLTNRQKEALDFISSFITTKGYSPSLKELASFLKTENLSTAQYFIQELEKKGHLKRDPHKSRGITPTVQKQTVPLLGFIAAGEPIEPIEDSEPIQIPTNIKLNKNDSYYALKVRGDSMIDMGVLDNDVVLIKHQMTANIGEVVVGITEKGATLKILSKDNGQIVLKPRNQKYKTIIPEQLEIRGVFVGLVRGGN, encoded by the coding sequence ATGCCCTTGTCCGTCAAGCCTCTTACAAACAGACAAAAAGAAGCCCTGGATTTCATAAGCTCCTTTATCACAACAAAAGGCTATTCTCCTTCTCTAAAAGAACTTGCTTCGTTTCTGAAAACTGAAAATCTGAGTACTGCTCAGTATTTTATTCAGGAATTGGAGAAAAAAGGTCATCTTAAGCGAGATCCACATAAAAGTCGCGGAATCACGCCTACTGTACAAAAACAAACGGTCCCCCTACTAGGTTTTATCGCAGCCGGAGAGCCCATAGAACCAATTGAAGACTCAGAACCCATTCAAATTCCAACTAATATCAAGCTGAACAAGAACGACTCCTACTATGCTCTCAAGGTAAGGGGTGACAGCATGATCGATATGGGAGTTCTTGATAACGATGTTGTTCTCATAAAACATCAAATGACTGCTAATATTGGAGAGGTTGTTGTTGGCATAACAGAAAAGGGCGCAACTCTCAAAATCCTTAGCAAGGACAATGGTCAAATTGTACTCAAACCAAGAAACCAAAAATATAAAACCATCATTCCAGAGCAACTTGAGATTAGAGGTGTGTTTGTAGGTTTAGTAAGAGGTGGTAATTAG
- a CDS encoding adenine methyltransferase, with protein sequence MNNVTITQLVEKYKSNRDAYLKADYKEAQLRIDFLDPLFELLGWDIKNVNGKSTNEREVLVEESLKEDIYSTTEKPDYTFRLFSERKFYLEAKKPSVKIDTDNEPAKQVRRYGFTSKLKISVLSNFEYLAIYDCSAKVEETDHASKSRIKLYHFTEYEEAFEDIKISLSHDSVYTGSFDETWEYIEQQLKLFSVDDLFLSQINQWRLILGKEIFSHKPDLKETELNDLVQKYINSIIFLRVCEDRNLETYKTLLSSNGNYETLIKLFREADRKYNSGLFNHTLNEEVIKNNSSAFWTIISQLYYPESTYSFAVFASDILGNIYEIFLGEKLTISSGEISLTKKPEHIDRDIVTTPTFIIKDILRKTVLPFCEGKTDSEILSSSFADIACGSGAFLLETYQLIVDYLVDYFLKTTPETLIRTGVNTYKLPFQIKKQVLVNCLYGIDKDFNAVEACKFGLLLKLLEDEDSTTIPTPALPLLDRNIQFGNSLVDSTQTSRENRTTINPFDFGETKFDVIVGNPPYMSTEHIKQLTPLELPIYKRTYTSSHKQFDKYFLFIERGLKLLKENGFLGYIVPSKFAKVGAGQKLRELLRSQEFVEEIVSFGANQIFQDKTTYTCMLVLKNNGQTSLKYIEVKDLNSWKTRNIDLRDYDTVAFDELDDDVWVLVPGYLKPAYEAINNQSKLLEELIGSDNIYNGIQTSANNIYIHTASKEDETYVYFSKDGRTWKVEKTLTRPYFKTSSGSDNLNSYRPFKPNAFVIYPYLKTTSGIEFVRMDKLKAEFPFMHEYLMAYREALSDPKRDIKPTPETDNEWYRFGRHQSLDKCDVPSKIIVGVLSQGNKYAIDYYGTLISSGGTAGYCMITLPDGFPYSVYYVQALLNSKYLEWYSSLIGEVFRGGYIARGTKVLKRLPIRTIDFTKIEEKNLHDQISATQKDLIRIQGEIDTNRSDHRVTDPLQREFDLKKTELNQALVRLYGLNDMDDQIPLISKMYEAN encoded by the coding sequence ATGAACAATGTAACAATTACCCAATTAGTCGAAAAATATAAATCCAATAGAGATGCATACTTAAAAGCCGACTACAAAGAGGCTCAATTAAGAATTGATTTTCTAGACCCTCTTTTTGAACTTCTAGGATGGGACATTAAGAATGTTAATGGTAAGTCTACAAACGAAAGAGAGGTTTTGGTTGAAGAATCATTGAAAGAAGATATTTATTCCACCACAGAAAAGCCTGATTACACGTTTCGTCTTTTTTCTGAAAGAAAGTTTTACTTAGAAGCTAAAAAACCTAGTGTCAAAATCGACACGGACAATGAACCTGCGAAGCAAGTCAGACGCTATGGCTTTACTTCAAAATTAAAAATCTCCGTGCTTTCCAACTTTGAATACTTAGCAATTTATGATTGCTCAGCCAAAGTGGAAGAAACTGATCATGCTTCAAAATCTCGAATAAAACTTTATCATTTCACCGAATACGAAGAAGCCTTTGAAGACATCAAGATATCTCTAAGCCACGACAGTGTTTACACTGGTTCATTTGATGAAACCTGGGAATACATTGAGCAACAACTTAAGCTTTTCAGTGTTGACGACCTCTTTCTTTCCCAAATTAATCAGTGGCGCTTAATTTTAGGAAAAGAGATATTCTCACACAAACCCGACTTAAAAGAGACAGAATTAAATGATCTCGTACAAAAATACATAAACAGCATTATCTTCCTACGGGTTTGTGAAGACAGAAACCTTGAAACATATAAAACCCTTCTCTCCAGTAATGGCAACTACGAAACTTTAATTAAGCTTTTCCGAGAGGCTGATAGAAAGTACAACTCAGGACTTTTCAATCACACATTAAATGAGGAAGTCATCAAAAACAATAGTTCAGCTTTTTGGACGATAATCTCCCAGCTCTACTACCCTGAAAGCACGTACTCTTTTGCAGTTTTTGCCTCAGATATTTTAGGGAATATTTATGAAATTTTCCTAGGAGAGAAGTTGACCATAAGCAGTGGTGAAATCTCACTCACAAAAAAGCCGGAGCACATCGATCGAGATATTGTTACTACGCCAACCTTTATCATTAAGGATATTTTAAGAAAAACCGTTCTTCCGTTTTGTGAAGGCAAGACAGATTCGGAGATATTAAGTTCGTCATTCGCTGACATTGCTTGTGGATCAGGAGCCTTTTTATTAGAAACCTACCAACTCATAGTTGACTATTTGGTGGACTATTTTCTTAAGACCACTCCTGAAACACTAATTCGAACGGGCGTGAATACATACAAACTTCCCTTTCAAATCAAGAAGCAAGTTCTTGTAAATTGTCTTTACGGAATTGATAAAGATTTCAACGCAGTTGAGGCTTGCAAGTTTGGTTTGTTACTTAAGCTTCTTGAAGATGAAGATAGTACTACTATTCCAACTCCAGCATTACCACTTTTGGACAGAAATATTCAATTTGGGAATAGCTTAGTGGATTCAACCCAGACTTCGAGAGAGAACCGAACAACTATTAATCCCTTTGACTTTGGTGAAACAAAATTTGACGTTATTGTTGGCAACCCTCCATACATGTCAACAGAACACATTAAACAACTAACTCCACTTGAACTCCCAATATATAAAAGGACTTACACTTCTTCACACAAGCAATTTGATAAATACTTCTTATTTATCGAGAGAGGACTCAAACTCCTCAAGGAGAATGGTTTTCTGGGATATATTGTTCCGAGTAAGTTTGCAAAAGTAGGGGCTGGTCAGAAACTTCGAGAGTTACTAAGGAGCCAGGAATTTGTAGAAGAAATCGTTTCCTTTGGTGCGAATCAAATATTTCAAGATAAGACGACTTATACCTGCATGCTTGTGCTTAAAAACAATGGACAAACTTCATTAAAGTACATTGAAGTCAAAGACTTAAATAGTTGGAAAACTAGAAATATTGACCTGAGAGATTATGATACCGTTGCGTTTGACGAATTAGATGATGATGTTTGGGTCTTAGTCCCTGGATATCTCAAGCCAGCATATGAGGCTATTAACAATCAAAGTAAATTGTTAGAGGAGCTTATCGGTTCAGATAACATTTATAACGGCATACAAACAAGTGCTAACAATATTTATATTCATACAGCTTCAAAAGAAGACGAAACCTATGTATATTTTTCAAAAGACGGAAGAACATGGAAAGTAGAAAAGACCTTAACAAGGCCATATTTCAAAACTTCCAGTGGTAGCGATAATCTAAATTCCTATCGTCCTTTCAAACCAAACGCTTTTGTTATTTATCCGTATCTTAAAACTACCTCAGGAATAGAATTCGTAAGAATGGATAAGCTAAAAGCTGAATTTCCTTTCATGCATGAATACTTAATGGCGTATAGAGAAGCTCTAAGTGACCCTAAGCGTGATATAAAACCTACCCCAGAAACAGACAATGAGTGGTACCGATTTGGAAGACATCAAAGTTTAGACAAATGCGATGTCCCATCAAAAATAATTGTTGGTGTTTTGTCCCAAGGAAACAAGTATGCAATTGATTACTATGGAACGCTCATATCATCGGGTGGTACTGCTGGCTACTGCATGATAACCCTACCGGATGGGTTCCCCTATTCTGTTTACTATGTTCAGGCTTTGCTTAATTCAAAATATCTTGAATGGTACTCTTCCCTTATTGGTGAGGTGTTCAGAGGCGGCTACATTGCTAGAGGAACCAAAGTCTTAAAAAGACTTCCAATAAGAACAATCGATTTTACTAAGATTGAAGAGAAAAACCTTCATGACCAGATTTCTGCGACTCAGAAAGACCTTATAAGGATTCAGGGTGAAATAGATACAAATCGGAGTGATCATAGAGTGACCGATCCGCTACAAAGAGAGTTTGATCTTAAAAAAACCGAATTAAACCAAGCACTGGTGAGACTGTATGGATTAAATGATATGGACGACCAGATTCCATTGATTTCAAAAATGTATGAAGCTAATTAA